The Bacillus sp. Bos-x628 genome segment AAGGCTAGAGCAAGCAAGAAGCTTTGGCTGCGAGACGATCAATTTACGAAAACATGATCGAATTGGCGAACAAATCACTAACATCTTAGGTGAGCCAGAAGTCGACTGTGCAGTTGACTGTGTCGGTTTTGAAGCTTCAGGTCATGGAAATCAAGGAGAAGCACCAGCAACCGTTTTAAACACAATTATGGATATTACCAAAGTTGGTGGGAAACTTGGCATTCCAGGCCTTTACGTCACAGAAGATCCAGGCGGAGTCGATGAGGATGCCAAAGTCGGTTCTCTTAAAGTACGGATTGGACTTGGCTGGGCAAAAGCCCATACGTTTGTGACGGGCCAAACCCCTGTCATGCAATATCACCGCAGTCTGATGAAATCGATCTTAAGCGGCAGAGCGCAAATTGCTAAAGCCGTCAATGCAACAGTCATCAATCTTGATCAAGCCCCAGAAGGTTATAGTGACTTTGATTCTGGTGTGGCGAAGAAGTTTGTGATTGACCCGCATGGGATGATTTCTCGATAGAACGAGGGAAATAGGTGAAAAGAACGAGGCATTATGATAAGTCACAATGCCTCTATAAAGTCGAAGATTTATTTACGAAAAATACGCATGTGAAATATAGATAAAAACACCAGTATGGGCCATGATGTTTCTTGATTCCTCATTCTTTATTTTACAATTCTGTTATTCAACTTTTATAATCTTTGTAATTTACTCTTATTTAATCTAGATATCCAAATAATTATCTCAAAACAACAACTTTTGTTCAAAATTTATAAATAGAGTCTTCTTACATAAACTATTCCTCATTAAAAAATTCCTTTAAAAATAAATTTTTTAATTATTATTTTAAAAATATTTTATCCAAAGTACATACATGATTTGGATTCCCTGTTTTATACAAATATTTGTAACAAGAAGGAAAAATAAAGATCTAATCTATTATACCTAAATATTGAATTATTAAAACATAAAAACATAAGTGAAGTAATTATAGACCTTATTTTCAAAAAAAATATATTTTTACACAATTTTGGTTGAATTTATCTATTTTAATCCGATATGATACTTAGTAAAGATAATTAAGATTTAAATAGAAAATTATTGAATATAGGTGTGTGATGTACTGACATGAAATGGGTAACTTCTGAAATCACTGTTCGTTATGTTGAATGTGACTCAATGGGGATCGTTCATCATTCCCATTATCTAAATTGGTTTGAGATTGGTAGAATTGAATTAGCTAACGTCGCGGGAGTAGATTTTCATAGACTGCATCAAGTGCTTACGTTACCTGTTATTGATTTAGAGTGTCGGTATAAGCAGTCTGCCAAATTTGGAGATACGATATTAGTTGAAACAGCACTTGAATTATTAAATAAGCCGATGCTCATTTTTCATTATAGAGTACGACGTAAACGAGGAAAAGTTATACTCGTACAAGGAAAAACTCAACATGTATTTCTCGACAAAGATAAAGGTTTATTGTTGAAAATACCAAAAGATATTGATAATAAAATGAAAACTTTTTTAAGGAGTTGAAAAATGGATACTGCATTTGTTTTTCCGGGGCAAGGAACACAATATATTGGTATGATGAAAGACTTCTATGTAAAATATCCACATATTTTTGATGAGCTTTTTGAAGAAGTTGCTGATCGATTACATATTGATTTGAAAAAGATTTGCTTTAGTGGAACCGAACAGGAATTAACTTCTACAGATATTGCTCAACCAGCTATCTTATTACACAGTGTTGGTATTCAGCGCCTCTTAGAATCTGAGGGGATTAGTCCAGATATAACCGCAGGACATAGTGTCGGGCAATTTTCAGCACTAGTTACTGCAAAAGCTCTTACATTTTCAGAAGCTGTTCAATTAGTGCATAAAAGAGGCGTTTTTATGAAAAATACGACAGAAACAGGAAAAATGTTAGCCGTTGTAAGTTCGCAAAGTGAAATTTTACAGGAAATACTCATTGATGCTAAGAAGTTTGGAGTGGACATTGCAGCTATTAATTCACCACTTCAAGCAGTTATATCTGGACACGAACGTAATATTAACGAAATATACAAAGAACTTGAATTTAAAAAAGGTGTAAAAGTTAATTTTTTAAAAGTGAGTCATGCTTTTCATTCAAGTTTAATGGCTGAAGCACAGAATAATTTTAGCATCTATGTTAAGCAATCTCAAATCAATAGACCGATAATTCCGATTATTCTTAATAATACTTCTTTACCTAGTACTGAAGTAGAAGAGATTAGAAAAGATTTAATCAAACAGTGTACAGACACCGTATTTTGGAGTGCGGCAGTTAAACAATTAATATCACTTCAAATAAAAAATATCATAGAAGTAGGTCCAAAAAAAACGTTGACAGGTTTAGCAAGAGCTTTTCAAATGAAGCCTAAGTTTTTTCCCACTGAGTCATTTGTGGCATATAAAAAAATCGTTAAAAAAAGGAAAGAGGGGACATTTTAATGTTTGAAGAAAAGGTGGCTGTCGTTACAGGTGCTTCTGGTGGAATAGGAAAGGCAATTACAGAATCCTTAGCACGAGAGAAGGCAACCGTTATTTTAACATATAAAAATAATAAAGAAAGTGCAGAAAACATTAGACATCAGATTATTCAAAGTGGAGGCAAAGCATCTATTTATCAGGCGGATGTAAGTGAGGAGCAAGACGTTAAAAGATTGTTTTCAGCAATCAAAAAAGAGTTTGGGAAAATAGATATTTTAATAAACAACAGTGGGATTACAAAAGATGGTTTTCTTCCTATCATGAGTAGCAAGAAGTTTGATGAGGTGATCCAAGTAAACTTAAAGGGCACTTATTTATGTTGTCGAGAAGCTGTGAAACAAATGATTTTAAAGAAACAAGGAACGATCATTAATATAGCTTCTACGAGTGGTATTTCAGGTGCTATTGGACAGACAAATTATTCTGCTTCTAAAGGGGGGATTATCGCATTTACGAAAAGTTTAGCACTAGAAGTCGCACAATATAATATTCGCGCAAATGTTGTTGCGCCAGGATTTATTGAAACCCAAATGACCCGAAAAATGGATCAAAAAACTCTTAATAGGATGCTAGAACTTATACCGCTTAAGCGGTTAGGGAGACCAGAAGAAGTCGCAAATCTTGTGACATTTTTGGCTTCACAATTATCTGATTATATCACTGGAAAAGTTTTCACAATAGATGGCGGTCTTATAAACGGATAAAATTTAAATAAAGGGATGATTAGTTTGCTTAATTATGTAGAAACAAAAGAAAAAGCAAAAAACAGAAGAGAGCTTACAGATAAAATCAAAGAATTACTTGTTGATAAATTAGATTTAGAAATAGATCCTTCCATTATTACAGATGACCAGCCCATATTTGGCAGAGGTTTAGGGCTGGACTCAATTGATGCACTAGAATTATTTGTGGTTATTGAAGATGAGTTTGGAGTGACAGTTTTCGATGATAATATTGAAGTTTTTAGCTCAGTGAACAAATTAGCTGATTATATTGAAGAAAATATGGAGAGTGAATAAGCTTGAATCGAATATTAGATGTTAATGAAATTAAAAAATTATTACCGCATCGCTGGCCTTTTCTAATGCTCGATAAAGTCGTTGAATTAACTCCAGGCATAAAAGGCGTCGGAATCAAAAATGTTACAATCTCTGAACCATATTTTGAGGGGCATTTCCCAAATGAGTCAATCATGCCAGGCGTATTAATTGTTGAAGCAATGGCTCAAGCTACAGCCGTTGTATATTGTACAGGCATTTTAAGATATTCCGAAGAGACCCTGAATGAGGTGGCAGCTTCAATCGAATTAGATGCTACTACTGATATTTCACATCGTGTTGGCTACCTTGTTGGGATTAAGGACTTAAAATTTCTAAAACCTGTTGTACCAGGTGATCAATTAAGATTGAAGGTCGATATAGAACGTACATATCAAGTGATGTCAAAGGTGAAAGTAGAGGCTTATGTAGATAAAACATGTGTGGCAAAGGGCGTATTAACTGTATCACAAAAGCCAGGGACACTTGACCCTATAAAGGGTTAAATTATGAGTGAAAATAAAAAATTTTATATTCGTGAATGTACTGTACATGATGCTAGAGAATTAGCTGATTTTTATAATAGGTTAAAATATGGCCCTGTCAATCATGGATACCTGTTAAATGAAAAAAATATGAAACAAATGATAAAAGAAGTGGACATTATTTTATATTTGTGTGTTGTACATGAACAGCAAATCATTGGAACAATGCTTTTTTCGAAAATGAGTGGACAAAGAGCTGCATCTGAAAAAAGCGTTTGGGGAAGTAAATTTGTGATAGCAGATGGCTTTCGCAATGGTCCTTTACCAGCACTATTTTTCTCAACATCCATAGAAATGTTGGTGGAAAAAGGATTTGAAACAATTGAAGTGGAAGTGGATCCTAATAACGAAAATGCTCTACCTCTATACAAAAGAGTTGGCTTTATTCGATCTCGATCTAATCAAGTAGACTACGACGGTTATTTATGTCTTAAAAGCTATCTTCCCTATATTATTTCATATTTAAAAGATGGTTATAAAGTGGAGAAACTGGATCAAAATATTATGGAAAAAGGTTGGAAAGGACTTGAGTTATCAAAAAAATTACGTTCCTCGAATATTGATACTATTCAGTTAAATGGAATGGAAGCAGCTGAATATCGAATGAACTTTGGA includes the following:
- a CDS encoding thioesterase family protein, coding for MKWVTSEITVRYVECDSMGIVHHSHYLNWFEIGRIELANVAGVDFHRLHQVLTLPVIDLECRYKQSAKFGDTILVETALELLNKPMLIFHYRVRRKRGKVILVQGKTQHVFLDKDKGLLLKIPKDIDNKMKTFLRS
- a CDS encoding ACP S-malonyltransferase; amino-acid sequence: MDTAFVFPGQGTQYIGMMKDFYVKYPHIFDELFEEVADRLHIDLKKICFSGTEQELTSTDIAQPAILLHSVGIQRLLESEGISPDITAGHSVGQFSALVTAKALTFSEAVQLVHKRGVFMKNTTETGKMLAVVSSQSEILQEILIDAKKFGVDIAAINSPLQAVISGHERNINEIYKELEFKKGVKVNFLKVSHAFHSSLMAEAQNNFSIYVKQSQINRPIIPIILNNTSLPSTEVEEIRKDLIKQCTDTVFWSAAVKQLISLQIKNIIEVGPKKTLTGLARAFQMKPKFFPTESFVAYKKIVKKRKEGTF
- the fabG gene encoding 3-oxoacyl-[acyl-carrier-protein] reductase, whose amino-acid sequence is MFEEKVAVVTGASGGIGKAITESLAREKATVILTYKNNKESAENIRHQIIQSGGKASIYQADVSEEQDVKRLFSAIKKEFGKIDILINNSGITKDGFLPIMSSKKFDEVIQVNLKGTYLCCREAVKQMILKKQGTIINIASTSGISGAIGQTNYSASKGGIIAFTKSLALEVAQYNIRANVVAPGFIETQMTRKMDQKTLNRMLELIPLKRLGRPEEVANLVTFLASQLSDYITGKVFTIDGGLING
- a CDS encoding phosphopantetheine-binding protein, with the protein product MLNYVETKEKAKNRRELTDKIKELLVDKLDLEIDPSIITDDQPIFGRGLGLDSIDALELFVVIEDEFGVTVFDDNIEVFSSVNKLADYIEENMESE
- the fabZ gene encoding 3-hydroxyacyl-ACP dehydratase FabZ encodes the protein MNRILDVNEIKKLLPHRWPFLMLDKVVELTPGIKGVGIKNVTISEPYFEGHFPNESIMPGVLIVEAMAQATAVVYCTGILRYSEETLNEVAASIELDATTDISHRVGYLVGIKDLKFLKPVVPGDQLRLKVDIERTYQVMSKVKVEAYVDKTCVAKGVLTVSQKPGTLDPIKG